A single region of the Sulfitobacter geojensis genome encodes:
- a CDS encoding carboxymuconolactone decarboxylase family protein codes for MSWIKTIPFDAAAGKLRDLYKRVTGPNNNVDNIMMMHSLRPHTMEGHMAIYKYVLHHKDNTVPKWFLETLGVWVSSLNACSYCVEHHFAGLKRLLRDDARADGLRAALQGRDIAATPLDAREQAALRYAQKLTLTPQDMAQSDVQALRDAGWEDGEILEINQVSAYFAYANRTVLGLGCSTQGDVIGLSPGNNDDPDDWGHT; via the coding sequence ATGTCTTGGATCAAAACCATCCCCTTCGACGCTGCCGCCGGCAAGTTGCGCGACCTGTACAAACGTGTGACCGGCCCGAACAACAACGTCGACAATATCATGATGATGCACTCCCTGCGCCCCCACACGATGGAGGGCCATATGGCGATCTACAAATACGTGTTGCACCACAAGGACAACACGGTGCCCAAGTGGTTCTTGGAAACGCTGGGGGTTTGGGTGTCCTCGCTGAATGCCTGTAGCTACTGCGTCGAACATCATTTTGCCGGCCTCAAACGGCTGTTGCGGGATGACGCGCGCGCGGATGGCTTGCGGGCTGCGTTGCAAGGGCGCGATATTGCCGCGACACCGCTGGACGCACGCGAACAGGCGGCGCTGCGCTATGCCCAAAAGCTGACGCTCACACCGCAAGACATGGCGCAATCCGATGTGCAAGCACTGCGCGATGCGGGGTGGGAGGACGGCGAAATCCTTGAGATCAATCAGGTCAGCGCCTATTTCGCCTATGCCAACCGCACCGTGCTGGGCTTGGGGTGTTCAACCCAAGGGGACGTGATCGGCCTGAGCCCCGGCAACAACGATGACCCCGACGACTGGGGCCACACGTAG
- a CDS encoding alpha/beta fold hydrolase, whose translation MNAPRTETVALNGNPFFIRHWGDESLPKLLMLHGFPEYGGAWAELAPLLSKRFHCIAPDQRGFGQSWAPAEVSNYTTSKLVGDMAALIGDAPVHVLGHDWGAAVAYGLAMFRPELVEKLIIMNGVHPVPFQRALAKGGAQAEASQYIHYLRSEGSEDRLAEDDFAKLSSLFSANMDHAWSDADTAAAYRAEWGRPGRMRGMVNWYRASPLVVPKVGEVAQLPELPLDKLMVRCPHLLVWGSDDTALLPEATQGLEDFAPDLTRVEIAGADHWLHHQKPEAVAKAILGWVG comes from the coding sequence ATGAACGCCCCAAGAACCGAGACCGTCGCGTTGAACGGCAACCCGTTTTTCATCCGCCATTGGGGGGACGAAAGCCTGCCCAAGCTGTTGATGCTACACGGGTTTCCCGAATACGGCGGTGCGTGGGCAGAGCTTGCGCCCTTGTTGTCAAAGCGGTTTCACTGCATCGCCCCCGACCAACGCGGCTTTGGCCAAAGCTGGGCGCCCGCCGAGGTGTCCAACTATACGACATCCAAGCTGGTCGGGGACATGGCCGCTTTGATTGGCGATGCGCCGGTCCATGTGTTGGGCCATGACTGGGGCGCGGCGGTGGCCTATGGGTTGGCCATGTTCCGCCCCGAACTAGTGGAAAAGCTGATCATCATGAACGGCGTGCATCCGGTGCCTTTCCAGCGGGCGTTGGCCAAGGGGGGCGCACAGGCGGAAGCCTCGCAATACATCCATTACCTGCGCAGCGAAGGGTCCGAGGACCGGTTGGCCGAGGATGATTTCGCCAAGCTGTCCAGCCTGTTTTCCGCCAATATGGATCACGCGTGGTCGGATGCCGATACAGCCGCCGCCTATCGCGCGGAATGGGGCCGCCCCGGTCGGATGCGCGGCATGGTGAACTGGTACCGTGCGTCGCCTTTGGTGGTGCCCAAGGTTGGTGAGGTCGCACAATTGCCGGAACTGCCGCTGGACAAGCTGATGGTGCGCTGCCCGCATCTGTTGGTTTGGGGCAGCGATGACACGGCCCTGTTGCCCGAAGCCACGCAAGGTCTGGAAGATTTTGCACCGGACCTGACCCGCGTAGAAATAGCAGGCGCGGATCACTGGCTGCACCATCAGAAACCCGAAGCGGTGGCAAAGGCGATCCTTGGGTGGGTCGGTTGA